Genomic segment of Pseudothermotoga hypogea DSM 11164 = NBRC 106472:
ATCTCCTTCAAGCCGTTTCTCACCTTTTCAAGGTCGTTCGTGATGCTGGTTCTCATCGAAACGATTTGATTTATTCTCCTCTTTTCTACCTCTACAGGATCGAGGTTCTCGATCTTGAAGTTCTCAGGCCTCAAGTTGACGAACGGGCCAGACAGGTTCTCGAGCTCCTCCAACCTCGTCAAGAGCGTTTTTTCAAGTTGCTCCAATCTGTTCTTCTCACCTTCCAGATTGGCGAGGAAGCTGTACGAGCTGTTCCCACTCTTGAAGTAGACTTCAGAAACGAAGTAGTTCCACTTAAGATAGGTCGTCGACAACACTGTGAACAAAGCTAAGACCAACGCCACGGCGAGCTTGAAACCACGCAGGTTGATTCTCCATGACAGAAACCCGTTTTCAATGGGATTGAAATGAACTCCTGTCGCAACCGCAGCGTAGAAGATCGCAAGCAACGAGTTCGGCAAAAGATGGCCTGGAAAGCTGAAAAAGCTTTGAACCATGAACCCTACAAAGCCCACACTCATGGCCAAGAACAAGAGAAAGTCCTCAAAGCTCTTCAACTTCTTGAAACGGTTCAGGGCGTACACACCGAGCAAGACGGCCAAAACCAACAACGTGACAAAACCGAGTACACCCATTTCACCCAGCACCTGGAAATAATCGTTGTGCGTGCGTTTGAAGTTGTTCCATACGTAAAGGAATCGAGGATGTTTCTCCATCACTTTCGCCAGCTCTTCGATGGCGAGAATTTGGTAGGTACCTATACCTGTACCTATCCACTTGCTTTTTTTCCACTGTTCAACGGCAGAAAGCCACGCTAAGAGCCTTTCTTCCGCGTTCGAAGCGAAAACTTGGGGGGCGAACCTTCCAAGGAGTGAAACTGTTCCATACCTCGTCAGCGGATTGTCCGTGTTGTAAACGACAAGCACCGCTATCGACAGGATCACAAGGAGAACAAAGATGATTCTGTTGAAGCGTTTTAACTGTTCTCCGAACGGCGCCTCTTCTCTCTCTTTGTTCCTACGATAGATGAGATAAAAGAAAACGAAGAGAAAGATCATGATCGCGAGCGCTATGTATTCTGACCTGGTTTGGCCTATGGCGATCACGATCAACGCCAAAAGGAAGTAAACCAGAGAAAAGATCTTGACCATCACATACTCTTTCTTCTTCGCGTTCTTCCAACCGTAATTGTTCGAAATGATGAAATAGAGGCTGACGGGTAACAGCATTCCAAGATAATTCGTCACGAAGATGACGTTCCCAACGCTCGATCTTATCGTGACCCTGTCGAAAGGTGCACCGACGTTTCCGAAGAAAATACTGGTTCCGGTGTAGAAATTGAGCAAACTATCTATCGCCACAACCATGCCAGATGCGAGGAATGTCAGTAAAAGTCTCGTTATGACGTCCCTCGAGCGTGTTCTGTTCGAAAAATAAAGCGCCATGAATGCCGTGAGGAGAGTGTAGAGGGCTATGTCGATGGAGTATCTGAAGTAAAAACGGTTGTTCTGAAACACATACAGCGTGGAGAGCAGAGCGCACGCAGCGAAGATGAACCAAAGCAGGTTCGCAAAGGATAGATGCAAGCTCAGTTCGAACTTGTTTCTCTTGGACCATTCTATCAAGAGCAATATCACTATCAACAGTGCGAAAAGAGTGATGAACGCGTATTTGGGCACGCTGAACTCGTAAGTGATTTTCCTGTTCGCCAAAAGTGCGATCACGATTATGCTGACATGCAGCATCGCTTCTTCCAATTTCTTCATGCGCTTCCTCCTCACCCTTTGAAAATCAGCACTAAGTAATCTATTATGGGGGACAAAACCAAAGCGGGTAGCAAGTTACCCACCTTGATGTCCCTGACCTCGAGCAACCTCAATCCGATCGCAAGAACGATGAGACCCCCGGCGCCCGTGAAGTTTGCGAGGTAAGTCTGCTGCGTCAGGAACGAAAGTTGCGATGCCAACAATACCATACCACCCTGAACGAGCAGAACGACGACACTCGTGAGAAGCACGCCGACGCCGTAGAGTGAGGCCAGAACGATCGAGGAAATGAAATCCAGTACAGATTTCACATAGATCAATGTACCATCGTTCAGCAGGCCAGCTCTCACAGAACCAACGATCGTCATGGGACCGACGAGGAACAGCGTGGTCGCTGCCACGAAACCCTTCGCGAACCTGGTCGAATCCTTCGAGAACTTACCAACCCTCGACAGTTTCTCTTCTATGTCGAGTGTTTCACCAAGGATTGCACCGAGTGCGAGAGCGAGCAGAACGATTATGAAGTTCGAAGTGTCGAGAGTCATCTTGATCCCAACACCAACCGTGGTCAAACCCACTGCCTGGAAGAGGACCTTCTTGAACCTTTCGGAAATCGCTTTGCCAAGAGCCATGCCCAGCAAAGAACCAGCGAGCACGCACGCGGAATTGATCAAGACCGAAGGATGTATTTGAAGCACCTCCTCTCGAGGTTTATTATACCTTTGGAGGTGGAGCGATGGTCATCCTGTTCGACATTGGAAACACGCAAACTGTGCTGGGCGTTACCGACGACGGTGTGACATTCCACAAGTGGAGGTTCTCCACGCAACGATCGGGAACGGAGGACGAGATATTCGCCGTCGCATCCATTTTACTCGAAAAACTGTTTGGAACGATACCACACTTCGAAGGTGCCGTGATCGCTTCGGTCGTACCGTCTCTGAACTACGTTTTTCAGAGACTGGTTGAGAAGTACTTCAGCATCGAGTGCACGTGGGTGGAAGCAGTGAACTCGTCGATGGTGAAATGGAACGTGAAGAATCCTTCTGAGATAGGTGCGGACAGGGTGGCGAACGTCTTCGCCGTTGTGTTCGACCATCCCGACGCATTGGTGATAGATGCTGGAACTGCCATCACGATAGATGTTTTGAAGGATGGAAACTACGAAGGTGGAGTGATAATGCCAGGACTGATGACCGCGGCCTACAGCCTGTTCGAAAAGACTGCGAAGCTTCCTCAAGTCGATCTCCACGTGCCGACAAACTGCGTGGGCAAAGATACTTCCGAGAACATCAGGATAGGCATCGTGAAAGGTACCGCTTACGCACTGAACGGTCTGATCAAGGAAATGAAGACCATTTACGATACACCTCCAATGGTGTTCCTCACGGGTGGTCAGAGCAAGGTTTTGGAGAAGCTCGTGGAGCATGATCATCTCGATCCTGATCTGACGTTGAGGGGGATGTTCAAATTCTGGCAAGTAAAAAGAAGATCGTTCTGATAAATCCCTGGATATGTGACTTTGCGGCGTACGATTTCTGGTTGAAGCCCGTTGGACTGCTGTACGTCGGATCCGTGCTTTTACACTACGGATTCGACGTGACCTTAATCGATCTTCTCAACAGGCACGATCCGAAGATCGCTTCCTTTGTTAAGCCCAAACCTGACAAGCAGTACGGCACGGGGAAATTTCACACCGTTGAAATCTCCAAACCACCGCAACTGTCGTTCGTTCCGAGGAAGTACAAACGTTACGGCGCGCCCGAGGAGTTCTTCATTCATGAGTTGAAAGGAATCGAAAAGCCCGACGCCTTCTTCGTCACGTCTTCCATGACCTACTGGTGGCCGGGGGTTCGCCAGACGATAGAAGTGATTAAGCGGGTGTTTCCGAATGCACTTGTGGTTCTCGGTGGCGTGTACGCACGAATCTATCCGGATCATGCGAGACTCCACAGTGGAGCGAACATCGTCTACAGCGCGGATCTGTCGCAGCTGAACACTCTGCTTTCTGATCTTTTTGGAGAGAGCTTTGATGATGATCTCAGCGACTGGTTCGAAAGGTTCGATCCTGCCTACGAGCTGTACGACAGGCTGGGTTATTTGGTTTTCTTCACGTCGCTTGGGTGTGTGTACAACTGCAGTTACTGTCTGACGCCCAAGCTGTACGGAAAGTGGGTATACCGGGATCATGAGCGAATATTGAGAATGATTCGAAAATACGTTCACATCTTCAACGTGAAAGACGTCGTGTTCTTCGACGATGCCGCCCTGATAGACAAGGAAAACCACTTCAAACCTCTATTGAGAAAGCTTATCCGTGCAAATCTCGGTGTCAGGTATCATCTTCCCAACGGCATTCACGCAAGATTGATAGACGAAGAGCTTGCCTGGTTGCTCAAGCAGGCGAACTTCGTTACGATCAAACTCGGTTACGAAACCTCCGGTCCTCTTCAGAACAAAACGGGTGGCAAGGTCCAAGACGAAGACATCCTCAGGGCAGCCCAAATGCTCAGGTCCGTCGGTTTCACATCCAGCGAAATCCAGGCGTACATCATGGTGAACATGCCGGGACAAACCGAGCAGGATGTGATGAACGCCATCGAAACCTGTAGAAAAGCGGGCATATCGATCTCTCTGAACGAGTACACACCGATTCCAAACACGACAGACTGGCTCGAATTGACGAGCGCCGGCATGCTGCCAGCCGACGTCGATCCTTTTCTGTTGAACAACACCGTTTTACCTTACTGGTGGAAAGCCGGTATGGATGTTGCGACCGTACAACGGCTCAAGGACCTGGCTCACGGAAGAACTTCTACTCTTCGCTCGTGACCTTCGTCGCGATCATACCAACCCCACTCGGGTAACCCCTCTTTTGAGCGAGCTGGTCCGCGAGCTTCTGGAAAACGACGATGATTGGTATTGCGGCGAGTTCTTCAGGAAGGCCAGACTTCAACTGGATCGTTCTTTTTGAGTCCTCTCGAACGTTGGTGATCGCCCACACTCTTTCGAGATCCGAAAGATCTTTCAGCATCTTGCCAACAACGCGTTCAGTTCTTCCCTCAAGATGAACAAGCGTCGCAGTTGCACCACCGATCAACAGCTCCATGGCACCATGACGAAAGCCTCCACCACTGTACCAGGAACTGTTGAGTCTGGCAACTTCTGCAAGCGTGAGCTGTGCCATGCGCAGGATCGGCACTGAAAAACCTCGTCCGACCAGAACAAGCTGTCCGTTTGCAGCCACACTCTCCACATAGTCTCGGATCTCCAGTTCAAGCGCATACTCCAAATGCTCGTCCAAACCTTCGAAGCTCAGAGAACGTCCCGCCCATCGTGATGTGATGAGGAGCAAGGTCAAAATGCTGTTGACGAAAGTCTTGGTTGAGCCCATGGCGCGTTCCTGCCCGGCGTGTATCAGAAAGACTCTGTCCTGACTCAAGGCTTTCGCAACGGAGCTGGATTGGTTGTTCGTGACGAGGATGGATTTTTTCCTGATCTTTGGATACTTTTCGATGAGCTTTCTCAGCTCCACTGTCTCACCAGACTGAGAAACCAACGCGATGGTATCGTACAAATCAAAATTCTTTTCATCCCAGTACCACAGCACTTCCGAAAGTTCCTCACACCTACAGTTGAAGCCAGATTCGTTGGCGTACACCGTGGCGTACAATCCTGCGTAGTACGAAGCTCCCATTCCCAAGATCAAAAGACTGACCGGTTTGAAAAGATCCGCTTTTCTCTTCGTCTCCTCTGCGTGTACGATCAGCTCACGAACGGCCCTTGGTTGTTCCGAGCAATCCTGTGCAAAAATTGACATCTACATCGAACCTCCCTTGTTACTATGTCCTACCAATTTATAACACATCACTTCAAAATCAGTTCAGCAAAAAGGCATACAAGTTGTGTAAAATATATGCGGTTCGAAGGGGTGATGTGTATGCCGAGATTGAGAGTGTACGAACTTGCGAAAAAACTGAACATGCCCACAAAAGATCTTCTGCAGGAGCTCGAGGAGCTTGGACTCGATATCAAGAATCATATGAGTTACATAGACGAAGAGACCGTCAAACTCTTGCTCGAACTCTTTGAGGAAGAGGAGGACGTAGAAAAGTCCAAACCCGCCGCCAAACCCAAGAAAGAGGAAGAGATTGAAGATGAAGTAAGGGAAGAGGTCCTTGTCGCGCCGGACGAACTCCAGGTCAACACACTCGCTCTGAAGATAGGAGTTCCATTGAACAAAGTCATTCAGGACATGTTCATGAAAGGCATTGTGCTCAAGCCAAATCAAAAACTGGACGAGAGAACAGCCAGAGAGATCGCGAAGATGTACGGATACAAGCTGAGGCTGCAACAGGAAACGAAGACGGAGCATGTAGAAGAGCAGATGAGCAAGCTTCAACAGATCGAGAAATATTTTGAGGAACTCTACACCAAGCATGCGGGCGAGCTGGTGTCAAGGCCTCCGGTCGTTACCGTGATGGGACACGTGGACCATGGAAAAACGACGTTGCTGGACAAAATACGGAAGACTCGGGTGGCAGAACAAGAAGCTGGTGGCATAACCCAGTCGATAGGCGCATATCAGATCAGCTACAACGGCAAGAAGATCACCTTCATAGACACGCCCGGCCACGAACTGTTCACGGAGATGAGGGCCAGGGGTGCTCAGGCAACAGACATCGTAGTACTGGTCGTGGCCGCAGACGATGGTGTGATGCCCCAAACCATTGAGGCGTACAACCATGCGAAGGCTGCGAACGTGCCGGTCATTGTTGCCATAAACAAGATAGACAAACCCAATGCGAACATCGAAGCGACGAAGCAACAACTGGTGTCGAAGTTGAACCTCATCCCCGAGGATTGGGGTGGTGATACGATCGTCGTACCCATATCCGCAAGGACGGGGCAGGGTATAGACGAGCTTCTCGAGATGATACTTTTGGTCGCGGAGATGAAAGAGATAAAGTGTTATCCCAAAGGTCCTGCCAGGTGTGTCGTTATAGAATCGAAGATCGAACGGGGTCTCGGGCCGGTCGCGAACGTGATCGTGAAGGATGGAATCCTGAAAGTCGGCGATTACGTTGTCGCAGGACCCATCTACGCAAAAGTCCGGACGTTGATCGACGACAAGGGCAAGCACATAAAATATGCTGAACCATCGCAACCTGTGATGATCGTTGGTTTCGAAGAATTACCGAATTTGCGATACGCGATCTATGCTGTTGAGGACCTCGAAACTGCCCGAGAGGTGAGCGAGGAGATAAAGGCTCGTATCGAGAAAGAAAGGCGCTCAAAACGGAGAATGACGCTTGAAGAGCTTTTGAAGATGATGGAAGAGAAGGAGAAGAAAGAACTGAACCTCATTCTGAAGGCTGACACGTTAGGCTCACTGAGTGCGGCTCAGAGTGCGGTTGAATCTCTGAAATCGGATGAAATAAAAGTTAACGTCGTGCACGCCGGGGTGGGACCCGTGACAGAGAGTGACATCATGCTCGCTTCCACCTGTGATGGCATTGTGATTGGCTTCAGGGTGAAGGTCGAACCACAGGCGAGAAAAGTGGCCGAAACAGAAGCCATCCAGGTGAAAACTTACGAGATCATATACGATCTGATCGACAGCCTGAAGCTCTCCTTGGAAGGTATGCTCAAACCACAGATCGTGGAGGAACTCATAGGCCGTGGCGAGATCAAGAAGGTCTTCGACATAAAGAAAGTTGGCAAAGTCGCAGGAGTACAGTTACTGGAAGGTAAAGCGACCCGCGACAGCAAAGTCAAAGTGTACAGAAACGGTATGCTGTTGTTCACAGACGAAATAGAGACCCTCAAACACTTCAAAGAGGACGTCAGCCAAGTAGAAGCACCGCAAGAGTGCGGTATAAAGTTCAAAAGCAGAGCAGATTTCCAACAGGGCGATGAACTGGAATTCTACCAGCTCAAGGAGATCAAGAGGGTGCTTTGATATCTGTCGCTGAGTCTTTTCCAGCGCACTTTTCGCAGACTCCATAGACAACGAGTTCCGTTCGCTTCACCTGTCCCAGAATTTGGAACGAGACTTCGTAACTTATGTCGTAGACGCTCCCACACACTTCGCAGACGAAGTGCCCGTGGTCAGAGGTGTCGATATCGTAAATGGCGCCAGTCTCAATGATGGGAATCTTTCTGACCTGTCCCATCTGTTCGAGCACACGAACGGTGTTGTATATCGTTGTGAAAGAGACGCTCCCGACCTTGCGCAACACATGTTCGTATATCTGCTGTGCGGTGGGATGAGTTCTGTGTGTCTGAAGAAACCTTATGATCTCAACCCTCTGCGGCGTGACCTTTAGACCTTTGGATCTGAGCATATCAGCAATTTGACTTGTTGTCATCCGTCAACCTCCTACAAAATTATAACACTTTCACCAACTTTTTGCATGTATAATCTAACCGGAGGTGCTCTGTGATTAGGTTGGCCCAGGCCGTTGAAAGTATCAGGCAAGAGGCGGCACCGCTCGTTGAAGAACGCTTCAGGCAGTTCAAAGAGCTCGGCGAGAATGGAACCAATGAAGAACTGTACAGCGAGCTGTGCTTCTGCATACTCACGGCGAACTGGAGCGCCAGAGGTGGCATGGAGGCGCAACAGTTGATCGGCGTCGATGGCTTCATGAAGATGAGTGAGGAAGAACTGACCGAGTCGTTGGTGCGTTTGCACCATCGTTACCCGAAGGCCCGTGCTTCGTACATAGTCAAAAACAGATGGGTTGTGTATCGTTTGAAAACTCTGCTCTCGTTACCTCCAACCGACGCGCGAGAATGGTTGGTGAAGAACGTGCTCGGCATCGGTTACAAGGAGGCAAGTCATTTTTTGAGGAACGTCGGTGTTGAGGATCTTGCGATACTGGACAGACACGTACTCTCTCTGATGAGAAACTATGGTTTAATCGATTCGATACCGCAATCACTCACGAAACAGAGATATCTGAGTCTGGAAGCCTTGCTGAAAGAAGAAGCTCGATACTTCGGAGAACCACCGGGAAAGTTCGATCTGTACCTTTGGTACTTCGTCAAGAAGACCGTTGAAAAATAGGAGGAAAGATCGATGGTGAGAGTCAGATTCGCACCGAGTCCCACAGGCTTTCTGCACGTTGGAGGGGCAAGAACGGCCCTGTTCAACCATCTGTTTGCAAGGCATTTCAACGGCACCTTCGTTCTGAGGATCGAGGACACGGACATAGCGCGCTCAGAACGAATCTTCGAGGAAAAATTGATGGACTCGCTTCGCTGGTTGAAAATTCAGTGGGACGAAGGACCAGACATTGGAGGACCTTTCGGTCCTTACAGACAGAGCGAAAGGCTCCACATATACAGAGAGTACGCCGAAAAACTGGTGAAAGAGAACAAAGCGTACAGGGTCTATGCGTACCCCGAAGAGATCGAACAGCTCAGGAAAGAGTTGCTGAGCAAAAACTTGCCACCACACTACACTCGCGAGATGTTCGATCGGTTTGCCACAAGAGAGAGGATCAGAGAATACGAAGAAAAAGGTTTGGAACCGGCCATCTATTTCTCGATGCCGAGGAAAACGATCGTTCACAACGATTTGATAAAGGGTCAAGTCGTGTTCACCGAAGGCTCCGTCGGAGATTTTGCTCTCCTAAGAAGCAATGGCATGCCAACGTACAATTTCGCATGCGTAGTCGATGATATGCTCATGAAGATCACACACGTGATAAGAGGGGACGATCATTTACCAAACACGGTCAAACAGCTCGCGATTTACGAGGCCTTCGGTGTTGAGCCTCCACAGATAGGTCACGTGTCGATGATCCTCGGCCCAGACGGTAAGAAGCTCAGCAAACGTCACGGTGCCACATCTGTAGAAGAGTTCAGGGCCAGAGGATATTTACCGGAAGCGGTGGTGAATTATCTGGCTCTGCTCGGCTGGTCGCCACCTGACGCTCAGGAGATCATGTCGATGGAGGAGATGATCGAGAAGTTCTCCATAGACCGTGTGAGCAAGAATCCTGCCATATTCGATCCCGGAAAGCTCAGATGGATGAACGGATACTACATAAGGAAGGCGGACGCCAGAAGGATCGTGGAATTACTCATCCCATACATAGAATTGAGGGGATGGTCCTGCACGAGCAAAGAATGGCTCGAGAACGTATTTTTGTGTGTCAGGGATCGCATGCACACACTCGAAGAATTCACGGACCTTGCGGACTTTTTCTTCGTCAGACCTGAGGTTACGTTACAGGCCGATGA
This window contains:
- a CDS encoding O-antigen ligase family protein; the protein is MKKLEEAMLHVSIIVIALLANRKITYEFSVPKYAFITLFALLIVILLLIEWSKRNKFELSLHLSFANLLWFIFAACALLSTLYVFQNNRFYFRYSIDIALYTLLTAFMALYFSNRTRSRDVITRLLLTFLASGMVVAIDSLLNFYTGTSIFFGNVGAPFDRVTIRSSVGNVIFVTNYLGMLLPVSLYFIISNNYGWKNAKKKEYVMVKIFSLVYFLLALIVIAIGQTRSEYIALAIMIFLFVFFYLIYRRNKEREEAPFGEQLKRFNRIIFVLLVILSIAVLVVYNTDNPLTRYGTVSLLGRFAPQVFASNAEERLLAWLSAVEQWKKSKWIGTGIGTYQILAIEELAKVMEKHPRFLYVWNNFKRTHNDYFQVLGEMGVLGFVTLLVLAVLLGVYALNRFKKLKSFEDFLLFLAMSVGFVGFMVQSFFSFPGHLLPNSLLAIFYAAVATGVHFNPIENGFLSWRINLRGFKLAVALVLALFTVLSTTYLKWNYFVSEVYFKSGNSSYSFLANLEGEKNRLEQLEKTLLTRLEELENLSGPFVNLRPENFKIENLDPVEVEKRRINQIVSMRTSITNDLEKVRNGLKEIQRLQQQHSKLAMENLLKSVKLNHTYGKSHFYLASLALRGERISGLTNALKDGKTSVLTQNYDDYQSVIAPQFKTSDLLFLMDLRRSNPNSIDESTIAYLQAMIDSCALFKTSLLSFNERNTYKALAARYATLAGAIKQLRRQLDYLQENETGKAVLQKLEGLYEKYRDEFIYWAKGTVYRLPDSWNRYPEWKNPDTLRAIQGEDIYRVLAVQLASFESLTNDKAIEFLQYLARKEIWACEAVASKGVWGVPDGAALIYLVAVQFLRAHDPVRANELLQTMREDYKPSFERIASELQRLDLKKTIDEYLQNVSKAIERILSKENVPSVRIKSVQSIVEGLSDQIESQFKSADWKMAINNELTAIQGGDVNKAHSLVSSLTSAMINEVQRLLSNVIKDQNKLNQAVQEIKVVVNNVPMALKLWERYSRFVAFYNVLEEVSQ
- a CDS encoding DUF554 domain-containing protein yields the protein MLQIHPSVLINSACVLAGSLLGMALGKAISERFKKVLFQAVGLTTVGVGIKMTLDTSNFIIVLLALALGAILGETLDIEEKLSRVGKFSKDSTRFAKGFVAATTLFLVGPMTIVGSVRAGLLNDGTLIYVKSVLDFISSIVLASLYGVGVLLTSVVVLLVQGGMVLLASQLSFLTQQTYLANFTGAGGLIVLAIGLRLLEVRDIKVGNLLPALVLSPIIDYLVLIFKG
- a CDS encoding type III pantothenate kinase, with translation MVILFDIGNTQTVLGVTDDGVTFHKWRFSTQRSGTEDEIFAVASILLEKLFGTIPHFEGAVIASVVPSLNYVFQRLVEKYFSIECTWVEAVNSSMVKWNVKNPSEIGADRVANVFAVVFDHPDALVIDAGTAITIDVLKDGNYEGGVIMPGLMTAAYSLFEKTAKLPQVDLHVPTNCVGKDTSENIRIGIVKGTAYALNGLIKEMKTIYDTPPMVFLTGGQSKVLEKLVEHDHLDPDLTLRGMFKFWQVKRRSF
- a CDS encoding B12-binding domain-containing radical SAM protein, with the protein product MKPVGLLYVGSVLLHYGFDVTLIDLLNRHDPKIASFVKPKPDKQYGTGKFHTVEISKPPQLSFVPRKYKRYGAPEEFFIHELKGIEKPDAFFVTSSMTYWWPGVRQTIEVIKRVFPNALVVLGGVYARIYPDHARLHSGANIVYSADLSQLNTLLSDLFGESFDDDLSDWFERFDPAYELYDRLGYLVFFTSLGCVYNCSYCLTPKLYGKWVYRDHERILRMIRKYVHIFNVKDVVFFDDAALIDKENHFKPLLRKLIRANLGVRYHLPNGIHARLIDEELAWLLKQANFVTIKLGYETSGPLQNKTGGKVQDEDILRAAQMLRSVGFTSSEIQAYIMVNMPGQTEQDVMNAIETCRKAGISISLNEYTPIPNTTDWLELTSAGMLPADVDPFLLNNTVLPYWWKAGMDVATVQRLKDLAHGRTSTLRS
- a CDS encoding SIS domain-containing protein encodes the protein MSIFAQDCSEQPRAVRELIVHAEETKRKADLFKPVSLLILGMGASYYAGLYATVYANESGFNCRCEELSEVLWYWDEKNFDLYDTIALVSQSGETVELRKLIEKYPKIRKKSILVTNNQSSSVAKALSQDRVFLIHAGQERAMGSTKTFVNSILTLLLITSRWAGRSLSFEGLDEHLEYALELEIRDYVESVAANGQLVLVGRGFSVPILRMAQLTLAEVARLNSSWYSGGGFRHGAMELLIGGATATLVHLEGRTERVVGKMLKDLSDLERVWAITNVREDSKRTIQLKSGLPEELAAIPIIVVFQKLADQLAQKRGYPSGVGMIATKVTSEE
- the infB gene encoding translation initiation factor IF-2 yields the protein MPRLRVYELAKKLNMPTKDLLQELEELGLDIKNHMSYIDEETVKLLLELFEEEEDVEKSKPAAKPKKEEEIEDEVREEVLVAPDELQVNTLALKIGVPLNKVIQDMFMKGIVLKPNQKLDERTAREIAKMYGYKLRLQQETKTEHVEEQMSKLQQIEKYFEELYTKHAGELVSRPPVVTVMGHVDHGKTTLLDKIRKTRVAEQEAGGITQSIGAYQISYNGKKITFIDTPGHELFTEMRARGAQATDIVVLVVAADDGVMPQTIEAYNHAKAANVPVIVAINKIDKPNANIEATKQQLVSKLNLIPEDWGGDTIVVPISARTGQGIDELLEMILLVAEMKEIKCYPKGPARCVVIESKIERGLGPVANVIVKDGILKVGDYVVAGPIYAKVRTLIDDKGKHIKYAEPSQPVMIVGFEELPNLRYAIYAVEDLETAREVSEEIKARIEKERRSKRRMTLEELLKMMEEKEKKELNLILKADTLGSLSAAQSAVESLKSDEIKVNVVHAGVGPVTESDIMLASTCDGIVIGFRVKVEPQARKVAETEAIQVKTYEIIYDLIDSLKLSLEGMLKPQIVEELIGRGEIKKVFDIKKVGKVAGVQLLEGKATRDSKVKVYRNGMLLFTDEIETLKHFKEDVSQVEAPQECGIKFKSRADFQQGDELEFYQLKEIKRVL
- a CDS encoding Fur family transcriptional regulator — its product is MTTSQIADMLRSKGLKVTPQRVEIIRFLQTHRTHPTAQQIYEHVLRKVGSVSFTTIYNTVRVLEQMGQVRKIPIIETGAIYDIDTSDHGHFVCEVCGSVYDISYEVSFQILGQVKRTELVVYGVCEKCAGKDSATDIKAPS
- a CDS encoding N-glycosylase/DNA lyase; this encodes MIRLAQAVESIRQEAAPLVEERFRQFKELGENGTNEELYSELCFCILTANWSARGGMEAQQLIGVDGFMKMSEEELTESLVRLHHRYPKARASYIVKNRWVVYRLKTLLSLPPTDAREWLVKNVLGIGYKEASHFLRNVGVEDLAILDRHVLSLMRNYGLIDSIPQSLTKQRYLSLEALLKEEARYFGEPPGKFDLYLWYFVKKTVEK
- the gltX gene encoding glutamate--tRNA ligase, giving the protein MVRVRFAPSPTGFLHVGGARTALFNHLFARHFNGTFVLRIEDTDIARSERIFEEKLMDSLRWLKIQWDEGPDIGGPFGPYRQSERLHIYREYAEKLVKENKAYRVYAYPEEIEQLRKELLSKNLPPHYTREMFDRFATRERIREYEEKGLEPAIYFSMPRKTIVHNDLIKGQVVFTEGSVGDFALLRSNGMPTYNFACVVDDMLMKITHVIRGDDHLPNTVKQLAIYEAFGVEPPQIGHVSMILGPDGKKLSKRHGATSVEEFRARGYLPEAVVNYLALLGWSPPDAQEIMSMEEMIEKFSIDRVSKNPAIFDPGKLRWMNGYYIRKADARRIVELLIPYIELRGWSCTSKEWLENVFLCVRDRMHTLEEFTDLADFFFVRPEVTLQADEAIRGGLLECATRLEQAVELTKEGLVNVFREVIKGLKLNAKEFYMSLRKALTGKSEGPELIDIVTLLGPTETVARIKKALGVG